taaaaaaaaaatttttattttttttttataaataacaaAAGGGTTATAattttattagaaaaaaaaagtctatacctgtaattttgaaaacattttggtcATATTCTAAAAGGGGCATAATTCAGCACAACATAAACAATTCATttaaaggggtggggggggactgTAAAGTTAATTAACCCTTTTGCTATGTTGTGGGTCAGATTGGTCAgattttttgtaaatacaacAGAACATTAAGATAAAACGTCTGCTGcgctgatttttaaaaattatttttactatttgacgtgtatttttttttttacaactaaaTCCAATGGGTCACATTGACACATTATCAGCAGCCTTACAAAGATAAAAGCAAGACACGGGGGGCAAATGGAAAGTAGACGGTTATCACGACGTCCTATCGTCTATAAAAGAAACAAGTGAGGTTTTGACGAGACCATCGGGCAGACTGAATACAAACGTCAAAGGAACTTGAACTTGCATAACACGTTGAACTTGCATACAACTGTGGTTACTTTAAATCAACGTTGCCCCCACACGAAATGGCGTTCATCCATTCCTTAGAGTCAAAACGTTGCTGTACACCGCGCATCAATTAATGTCAAACAACAGCGGGAACGCAAATCGTGTCGATAAAAAGAtgaatttcatgtttttgtttaaaaagtcaaataatcCACCAACAAGAGCCGCTTCTGCACTCCGACATCACATTTCCCTCAAAGTATGACTAAATGAGAGCAGATATTGGACCAAACCCACACTCGCAACAAAATGCTGAgttacaaaaaaggaaaaaaaaggattcatTTGTTTCGCAACATTCCAAAGCGGGTGGATTTTCACATGACGTCAACCGTCTTTGGTTGTCgagcaaaacactttttttttttttttttttttttttagcacttgAAAATGATGATATTTTTGATGGCtaggcaaataaaaatgacgcTTGTTtcagtcccccccaccccccgtctAATTTTAGCCTTCCCAAATCCCAAAGGTTTCATTCGCATGTCTCTTGAGTTTCAGACTTTTAGGGGACATGTTATGGAAAATTAACTTTTAAATTGCTTGTATATAAATAGTTGgttctctggagtgcctgcccacccatcaagtaagaaaaagaaaattgccCATTTATGAAAATCtgtggggctaatttacataataatgcCCCCTCCACGTTTCCCCATCCATGACTTAgcagctaggctgggtgaagatctgcCACTTTCTATTCGACGGCCAGACTACACTGACTTGACACATACTTGACGTTGGCCGGTGAAGTTGTCGTGAAGTAAATTTGTTGCAGTGTTTACTGAATAATCTTCAAAAGGGGGTGTACTCATTTATGTTAAAATGGACTTTTCAGCTTGAGAGTTTTGGGAGTTATTGCTCTCACAGGACAAAACAAAAGGGCAACACCATTCACTCCAGTACCAAATCTCTTTTGATGCCAATATTTAGCGCCCCGTGTGTCACGAAATATTTATAAACAGCTTTGCGAATACGAATGCGATATATATTGCTCAATTCGTCCATTCAAACAGCAAGCATTGTTTGTCTTTCAAAGCTCGTAGATGTCATTTGAGCTTTTACATAATGTTTTGACCAATGTCCACCAAACGCACACACTGCGGCGGAGAAACACATATAACACGCATATAACCTCACAAGCCTGACTCATTTGAGTATGAATGTTTATATGTGTATAAATGCGAATAAAAGAcgggggggagagaaaaaacaaaaaaaacatcgccGAGCGTTTAGCTGGCCTGTCAGGCGATGTCGCTGAGACACGCGCGCGACGCGAGGGGCAACACTGCGGTCCATTGTGCACGAGACTGCCGCGGTTCAAACTTGTCATTATGTCGGGGAAATGTGGAGGAGCCTGCCGCTGAATTGTGGTGCCCGCCTCGGTTGAGGGCGGCCCGGCCGAGGAATGGGAGAAAAAGCCCGGTGGGGGTGTCTCGCCGAGACGGTAGCTACCTGGGCTAGCTTCTTGGCTCGGGCTAATCAACATGCACAGCCCGTAGTGCAACTTATATAAGCCGATTGGCGTTCAAAATGGCCCCAAAACACGCTTTTAGTTGCTATTTCAAAGActcacatttgtattttggcCACGCGGGTAGTGACGCACGCCACGACGGGAGGCTAATAAATGCTCAGAGGCGACAGAAGCAACAGTTTAACCGCGGAGCTAGCAGCGGTGGCTAGCGGGGGCCGAAGCCGACTTACACTTCCAGGATCCGGTCGCCCTTCGCGATGCCCGCCCGGTCCGCAGCCCCGCCGGGCAGCACGGCGCTGACGTGCTGGAGAGGAGCGTACAGTTCCCCGTTGATGCTCCGCAGCTGGCCGCCTTCGCTGACCTGCCCGCGGACGTTGAAGCCGTAGCCCGACTCGGACTTGACTATCCGCACCATCCGCGGACCCGACGTCACAGTAGCCGGGCTGAGGCCCGCGGTGCCCGCCGCCGGTGCGGTCGCCGCCACCGGGCCGTTGTGGTGGGATGCCGAAGGGAGAGCCGCCCGCGTTTCATCGCTCTCTACATCCGCCATCTTTTCCACAGGCCCCTGCTGACTGCTGCCCTCCGGTCGGCGCTGGCTGTCTGCGGGGCTGCGATCCAAGACAACACACTCCGGCTCCGTCCCTGCTGCGGCGTTACTACcgccgcacgcacacacacagcggctgtTGTTGACTAGCCGCCCATCGGGAACGTCACGGGACACGGCCACGCAACGTGACCTCACTCGGGGGGCGTCGCCAACAATCCTCCTTGGCCTCATGGTGCAAATATGCAGCAACACTCGTCTacgtcaaatcatctttccccattgaaatgaacgcaAGATACATTAATCcgacccccccccgcccccccccctaaaaaaaaaacggttatTTAataactgcacctcaacgcaccaatgtcgtgatgatgatgatggtggacttcaggaggcatccttcgccacagctgcccctcacccTGTCCAgccgccttgtgtcaaccggtgagaccttcaagttcctgggaattacaatctctcaggacctgaagtgggcggccgacatcaactctgtcctaaaaaaggcccagcagagcaTGCACTTCCTGCGgcctctgaggaagcacggcctgccacgggagctgctgaggcatttctacacagcggtcatcgaatcggtcctgtgttcttccatcacagtctggtttggcgctgctacaaaaaaaaggacaaactccgactgcaacggacaatcaaaactgctgaaaggattgtcggtacccccttacccacccttgaggacttgcacgctgccagaactaagacaagagcgtgcaaaatcctctcggaccctccgcatcccggtcaccggctcttccggctccttccctcaggtaggcgctaccgatcaatgcaaactagaactagcagacattccaacagcttcttccctcttgcaatcaacttcttaaacacctaacctacaattccattgcaacatgctgccaatttttttttttttaggttatttttatttaattaattactaattttttttccatccatccattttctaccgcttatccgggtcgggtcgcgggggcagtagctttagcagggacgcccagacttccctctccccagccacttcatccagctcttccggggggatcccgaggcgttccctggccagccgaaggacgtagtctctccagcgtgtcctgggtcgtccccgggatctcttgaactcctccacttggggcaggatctcatccccgacctggagaggccgtggcacccttttccgactgaggaccttggtctcagatttggaggtgctgattctcatcccagccgcttcacactcggctgcgaactgctccagtgagagttggcgctcacggcttgatgaagccaacagaaccacatcatcagcaaaaagcagagatgcaatactgaggccaccaaaccggaccccctctacgcctcggctgcgcctagaaattctgtccataaaagttatgaacagaatccgcgacaaagggcagccttggcggaatccaaccctcaccgggaacgagtccgacttactgccggaaatgcggaccaaacgctgactccggtcgtacagggaccgaacagcccgtatcagggggttcggtaccccatactcctgaagcaccctccacaggactccccgagggacacggtcgaacgccttctccaagtccacaaaacacatgtagactggttgggcgaactcccatgcaccctcgaggaccctgacgagggtgtagagctggtccactgttccacttgccaggacgaaaaccacactgctcctcctgaatctgagattcgacttcccgacggaccctcctctccagcacccctgaatagaccttaccagggaggctgagcagtgtgatccccctgtagttggaacacaccctccggtcccccttcttaaaaagggggaccaccgccccagtctgccaatccagagccaCTGTCCCCGAtttccacgcgatgttgcagaggcgtgtccaCCAGGActgccccacaacatccagagcctttaggaactccgggcgaatctcatccacccccggggccctgccaccgaggagctttttaactacctcagtgacctcaaacccagagataggagagcccgcctcagagaacccacactctgcttcctcatgggaaggcgtgtcagtggaattgaggaggtcttcgaagtattctccccaccgactcacaacgtcccgagtcgaggtcagcagcgccccatccccactatacacagtgttggtggtgcactgctttcctctcctgaaacgtcggatggtggaccagaatttcctcgaagccgtccggaagtctttctccatggcctcaccgaactcctcccatacccgagtttttgcttcagcgaccaccagagctgcattctgcttggccagccggtacccatcagctgcctcaggagtcccacaggcctaaaaggcccaataggactccttcttcagcttgacggcatccctcaccgttggtgtccaccaacgggttcggggattgccgccacgacaggcaccgaccaccttacggccacagctccggtcggccgcctcagcaatggaggcatggaacgtggtccactcggactcgatgtccccagcctcccccggaacatgagcaaagttctgtcggaggtgggagttgaaactccttctgacaggggattctgccagacgttcccagcagaccctcacaatacgtttgggcgtattgtcggaccggcatcttcccccaccatcggagccaactcaccaccaggtggtgatcagttgacagctccgcccctctcttcacccgagtgtccaagacatgcggccgcaagtccgatgacacgaccacaaagtcgatcatcgaactgcgacctagtgtgtcctggtgccaagtgcacgtggggacacccttatgcttgaacatggtgttcgtcatggacaatccgtgacaagcacagaagtccaataacagaacactgctcgggttctgatcggttcctcccaatcacgcccttccaggtctcactgtctttgcccacgtgagcattgaagtcttccaacagaacaatggagtccccagcgggagcgctctccagcaccccctccaaggactccaaaaagggtgggcactctgaactgctgtttggtgcataggcacaaacaacagtcaggacccgtccctcccactcgaaggcggagggaagctaccctctcgtccaccggggtgaaccccaacgtagaggtgccgagccggggggcaataagtatacccacacctgctcggcgcctctcaccgtgggcaactccagagtggaagagagtccaactcctctcgagaggactggtaccagagcccaagctgtgtgtggaggcgagtccgactatatctagtcggaacttctcgacctcacacaccagctcgggctccttccctgccagagaggtgacattccacgtccctagagccagcttctgtagccggggatcggatcgccaaggtccccgcctccggccaccgcccagctcacactgcacccgacccctatggcccctcccacaggtggtgagcccatgggaaggggcacccacgttaccctttcgggctgtgcccggccgggccccatgggtgcaggcccggccaccgggcgctcgccttcgagccccaccaccaggcctggctccagtggggggccccggtgacccgcgtccgggcaaggaaaacgaagtccattgtttgtcgtcaccattaggggtctttgagccgtgctttgtctggtccctcaccttggacctgtttgtcatgggtggccctgccaggggcataaagccccagacaacttagctcctaggataaCTGggacacacatttatttatttattttttttaattattatttttttgtcttgactttgttgtcacatttctgtcgggccaattatgtactactcgtgcactcactgtagtagtctcgccacgctgcactagttgcatatctgttgttgaccaatcctggccactcgtgccagagtagcatctgccccacttgcaaaTTTATTGAggaatatctgcaacatttgcacaatcgacattgtcccagattatcgcactactcgtcactttaaaccgcatacactccttgaagtctcggcgccctttgcacaatggtcattgcaccggactattgctatagtCGTCATTCGTTTTACTGTAAacagcaataaacagcttgaagaaagcACTTGGCCTCtggcaaactgctgcttgttgtgaagttcgctgcctCCACTCAAGACAAAAATCAGCCAAGCGACTGGTCGTATCTCAAAAACTGCTAAGTCGGGTCAATCGTAAATCAAGGTGCCAGTTTACAGAGGGTCCTCGGTTTGCTTTCACAACATTAGATTCAACAGCCGTCTTTAAgtagaaaattaaaaatcaatgtTTATGATACACATTTTGATAAGTTGGcacgaacaacaacaacaacaaaatctaatTTTACGACATCGTGACACAGGGTAGTTTGTCTCAGGGCTTACACTGGCAGACATTCACTTTATCTTCATTCATTGTCGTGGCTTCAGGCCAGTCACGCTTTCCAGTTCATTTATGCTGCACTTTTGTCTACAGTGAGAGAATTGGGACAGttacagaaaacacacacacacacacagtacacacacgGAAAAGCCCCAGTTGTCCTTGTGAAACACACAATGCATGTTGTATGACTGTGACAAAGTGTCAATAAAACATGGACAGCGTTGATGTGAATATAGATGAACAAAACAGCTCGTGATACGGTATCAATACACCTAttgtgttcttcttcttctttagatCGCATACTGATTGAATCAACAGCGCCCATGCTGGTTTCAGCCAAGTACTGCACTCCATTGCTTCACTGATGCGATGAATAGATCAATCCCGCAAAACTAATCCATGGATCGACTAAATAACTAATTATGCTCTCCATCatttccacaaaacacacatagCGCAGGTTGAGTATTTCAATGGCGTTTATTGTATGACATGATGTATGACTTTATTGGTGTCTGATGGCGTTTTGGAGACACGAGCTCTATTTTGAGAGCGCAGGATCACGCATGAACATAGCGAGGGAAGCCACCAGGCAGACAAACTCCTGGAAATCCACCTTGTTGTCACTGTTGGCGTCCAGATCTTTGAAGATGCGGTCGATGCCCACCTGGTCCTTGGCTTTCTACTCGACACACGCGCGCGGAACGACTTTAAACACAGCTTTTTGTTTCAGATTTGGCAGTGTGCTGCGCGGTCACTCACCCCCAACTCCAACCCGAATTCCTTTTTGAACATCTCCTTCACCTCTGCTTTACTCATAGAGTTCTTGTCGCCGTCCGTGCCGGCGTACTGTTTGAAGGCGTCGATGAGTAAAAATATGGCAGTCTGAACTTCACCCATGATGATtgctacacacgcacacacgatggaagagtcatttaaaaatatatttgttttgagaAAATGGTAGAATTTTTGGTGAATGGTCaatgcttacattttttttttttacttttacatataTTCGTTTTCTA
This is a stretch of genomic DNA from Phycodurus eques isolate BA_2022a chromosome 20, UOR_Pequ_1.1, whole genome shotgun sequence. It encodes these proteins:
- the LOC133395434 gene encoding ictacalcin-like; its protein translation is MGEVQTAIFLLIDAFKQYAGTDGDKNSMSKAEVKEMFKKEFGLELGKAKDQVGIDRIFKDLDANSDNKVDFQEFVCLVASLAMFMRDPALSK